The following are encoded together in the Trichomycterus rosablanca isolate fTriRos1 chromosome 19, fTriRos1.hap1, whole genome shotgun sequence genome:
- the LOC134333501 gene encoding uncharacterized protein LOC134333501 isoform X5, with protein sequence MIWKAAICCTQLWLVLTTVTGHLTEEQKEQIVDLHNMYRSKVEPSAANMIRMLRPKTRERPDGDPEEDGPETQKKSKRGKKWLGKNWRRIFKKKKKVEGDGEAGQSSVTPRPSNMDHGDGAEVLLVEKTEPDPADGEDLMSCRLDGAEKIISQQQTPDQILDETDAADEERATEDLSNIMLDEDRAAEDVGNFPLDENEAGAERLLGNETLEVMDLNTGTEDEDIRELMNFLQDKTEEQIELLKMKDTEAEVEAITELKENLTDDVETPSNKLLVGDPITEEMDAEGGFALVKDLVNVLLEKTEEKIELLNVQDAEAETENLMENMLDDLDGSGEQLLAEEKVPEVMDEDVEMETAEDVKKFLRNENEANMQVIDEAVEAETAENVKKFLLNKTENVMENMLDDLDGSGEQLLEEKVPEVMDEDVEMETAEDVKKFLRNENEANMQVMDEAVEAETAENVKKFLLNKTENVMENMLDDLDRSGEQLLAGEKVPEVMDKDVEMETAEDVKKFLLNENEANMQVMDEAVEAETAENVKKFLLNKTENIMENMLDDLDGSGEQLLAGEKVPEVMDEAVETAEDVKKFLLNKSEASMDEGLAEMVVEVKNVVEDENDIRAEVEQILNLVLDEIELKVTKQQNEVDEMEKINQQILMIKNEEKDIKKDELLNDGGEGTLTMKRRRGTRGHGRKINYKKKEKEESEKDQHQEKEPTMKLVDKDGGGKPKNWRRRGTRGKGQKINYKKKEEVEQIVENKEPHGGAAADGKAEEQRRSAEGHERAGGRREAAYSEVVRNAYGGRSWYGQEYRMKTTYWYQYGQHPPEPVWRNYRMDERNTWRYGGHHWERRNMWTPPAANYYYNPNYYYNPNDYYY encoded by the exons CTCCGTCCGAAGACTCGGGAACGGCCAGATGGCGACCCTGAAGAGGACGGACCTGAGACCCAGAAAAAAAGCAAACGTGGAAAGAAATGGTTGGGTAAAAACTGGAGGAGGATTtttaagaaaaagaagaaggtgGAGGGTGATGGAGAGGCAGGACAGAGCAGTGTAACACCGAGGCCATCGAACATGGACCATGGAGATGGTGCTGAAGTGCTTCTGGTGGAGAAAACTGAACCTGATCCTGCAGATGGAGAGGATTTGATGAGCTGCAGGCTGGATGGAGCTGAGAAGATCATCAGCCAGCAGCAGA CTCCAGATCAAATCCTGGATGAAACTGATGCAGCAGATGAAGAAAGAGCTACTGAAGATCTCAGCAACATCATGCTGGATGAGGATAGAGCTGCTGAAGATGTCGGGAACTTCCCACTGGATGAGAATGAGGCTGGTGCCGAGCGTCTTTTAG GAAATGAGACCTTGGAAGTGATGGACCTAAACACAGGGACTGAGGATGAGGATATTAGAGAGCTTATGAACTTCCTCCAAGATAAAACTGAGGAACAGATTGAGCTCCTAAAGATGAAGGATACAGAAGCTGAGGTTGAGGCCATCACAGAGCTTAAGGAAAACCTGACGGATGATGTGGAGACACCGAGCAACAAGCTTCTGG TAGGAGATCCGATCACAGAGGAGAtggatgcagaaggtggatttgcaCTTGTTAAAGATTTGGTGAACGTTCTCCTGGAAAAGACAGAGGAAAAGATTGAGCTTCTGAATGTACAAGATGCAGAAGCTGAGACTGAAAACCTCATGGAGAACATGCTGGATGATCTGGATGGATCTGGAGAGCAGCTTCTGG CAGAAGAAAAGGTTCCAGAAGTTATGGATGAAGACGTTGAGATGGAAACAGCTGAAGACGTGAAGAAGTTCCTCCGTAATGAGAATGAAGCCAACATGCAAGTAATAGATGAAGCAGTTGAAGCTGAAACGGCTGAGAACGTGAAGAAGTTTCTCCTTAATAAAACTGAAAACGTCATGGAGAACATGCTGGATGATCTGGATGGATCTGGAGAGCAGCTTCTGG AAGAAAAGGTTCCAGAAGTTATGGATGAAGACGTTGAGATGGAAACAGCTGAAGACGTGAAGAAGTTCCTCCGTAATGAGAATGAAGCCAACATGCAAGTAATGGATGAAGCAGTTGAGGCTGAAACGGCTGAGAACGTGAAGAAGTTTCTCCTTAATAAAACTGAAAACGTCATGGAGAACATGCTGGATGATCTGGATAGATCTGGAGAGCAGCTTCTGG CAGGAGAGAAGGTTCCAGAAGTTATGGATAAAGACGTTGAGATGGAAACGGCTGAAGACGTGAAGAAGTTCCTCCTTAATGAGAATGAAGCCAACATGCAAGTAATGGATGAAGCAGTTGAGGCTGAAACGGCTGAGAACGTGAAGAAGTTTCTCCttaataaaactgaaaacatCATGGAGAACATGCTGGATGATCTGGATGGATCTGGAGAGCAGCTTCTGG CAGGAGAGAAGGTTCCTGAAGTTATGGATGAAGCAGTTGAGACTGCTGAGGACGTGAAGAAGTTTCTCCTCAATAAGAGTGAAGCCAGCATGGATGAAGGGCTTG CAGAAATGGTGGTGGAGGTGAAGAATGTGGTGGAAGATGAAAACGACATTAGAGCTGAGGTCGAACAGATACTGAACCTCGTCCTGGATGAGATCGAGCTGAAAGTAACAAAGCAGCAGAATGAAGTGGACGAGATGGAGAAGATAAATCAGCAGATTCTGA TGATTAAAAATGAAGAGAAGGACATTAAGAAAGATGAGCTCCTGAATGATGGAGGGGAGGGAACCCTAACAATGAAAAGGAGGAGAGGAACACGGGGGCACGGCCGGAAAATCAATtacaagaagaaagaaaaagaggaaTCTGAAAAAGACCAACATCAGG AAAAAGAACCCACAATGAAGTTAGTGGATAAAGATGGGGGTGGAAAACCCAAAAACTGGAGGAGGAGAGGAACAAGAGGAAAAGGACAAAAAATTAATTACAAGAAGAAGGAAGAAG TGGAACAGATTGTGGAGAATAAAGAGCCTCATGGAGGAGCTGCAGCTGATGGTAAGGCAGAAGAACAGAGAAGATCTGCTGAAGGTCATGAAAGAGCAGGAGGACGAAGAGAAGCCGCCTATTCAGAGGTGGTGAGAAATGCCTATGGAGGAAGAAGCTGGTATGGACAAGAATACAGAATGAAAACAACCTACTGGTACCAATATGGCCAGCACCCCCCAGAACCTGTGTGGAGAAATTATAGGATGGATGAGAGGAACACCTGGAGATATGGAGGCCATCATTGGGAGAGGAGAAACATGTGGACACCACCAGCAgcgaattattattataacccaaattattattataatccaaatgattattattactga
- the LOC134333501 gene encoding transcription factor TFIIIB component B'' homolog isoform X2 encodes MIWKAAICCTQLWLVLTTVTGHLTEEQKEQIVDLHNMYRSKVEPSAANMIRMLRPKTRERPDGDPEEDGPETQKKSKRGKKWLGKNWRRIFKKKKKVEGDGEAGQSSVTPRPSNMDHGDGAEVLLVEKTEPDPADGEDLMSCRLDGAEKIISQQQTPDQILDETDAADEERATEDLSNIMLDEDRAAEDVGNFPLDENEAGAERLLGNETLEVMDLNTGTEDEDIRELMNFLQDKTEEQIELLKMKDTEAEVEAITELKENLTDDVETPSNKLLVGDPITEEMDAEGGFALVKDLVNVLLEKTEEKIELLNVQDAEAETENLMENMLDDLDGSGEQLLAEEKVPEVMDEDVEMETAEDVKKFLRNENEANMQVIDEAVEAETAENVKKFLLNKTENVMENMLDDLDGSGEQLLAEEKVPEVMDEDVEMETAEDVKKFLRNENEANMQVMDEAVEAETAENVKKFLLNKTENVMENMLDDLDRSGEQLLAGEKVPEVMDKDVEMETAEDVKKFLLNENEANMQVMDEAVEAETAENVKKFLLNKTENIMENMLDDLDGSGEQLLAGEKVPEVMDEAVETAEDVKKFLLNKSEASMDEGLEMVVEVKNVVEDENDIRAEVEQILNLVLDEIELKVTKQQNEVDEMEKINQQILMIKNEEKDIKKDELLNDGGEGTLTMKRRRGTRGHGRKINYKKKEKEESEKDQHQEKEPTMKLVDKDGGGKPKNWRRRGTRGKGQKINYKKKEEVEQIVENKEPHGGAAADGKAEEQRRSAEGHERAGGRREAAYSEVVRNAYGGRSWYGQEYRMKTTYWYQYGQHPPEPVWRNYRMDERNTWRYGGHHWERRNMWTPPAANYYYNPNYYYNPNDYYY; translated from the exons CTCCGTCCGAAGACTCGGGAACGGCCAGATGGCGACCCTGAAGAGGACGGACCTGAGACCCAGAAAAAAAGCAAACGTGGAAAGAAATGGTTGGGTAAAAACTGGAGGAGGATTtttaagaaaaagaagaaggtgGAGGGTGATGGAGAGGCAGGACAGAGCAGTGTAACACCGAGGCCATCGAACATGGACCATGGAGATGGTGCTGAAGTGCTTCTGGTGGAGAAAACTGAACCTGATCCTGCAGATGGAGAGGATTTGATGAGCTGCAGGCTGGATGGAGCTGAGAAGATCATCAGCCAGCAGCAGA CTCCAGATCAAATCCTGGATGAAACTGATGCAGCAGATGAAGAAAGAGCTACTGAAGATCTCAGCAACATCATGCTGGATGAGGATAGAGCTGCTGAAGATGTCGGGAACTTCCCACTGGATGAGAATGAGGCTGGTGCCGAGCGTCTTTTAG GAAATGAGACCTTGGAAGTGATGGACCTAAACACAGGGACTGAGGATGAGGATATTAGAGAGCTTATGAACTTCCTCCAAGATAAAACTGAGGAACAGATTGAGCTCCTAAAGATGAAGGATACAGAAGCTGAGGTTGAGGCCATCACAGAGCTTAAGGAAAACCTGACGGATGATGTGGAGACACCGAGCAACAAGCTTCTGG TAGGAGATCCGATCACAGAGGAGAtggatgcagaaggtggatttgcaCTTGTTAAAGATTTGGTGAACGTTCTCCTGGAAAAGACAGAGGAAAAGATTGAGCTTCTGAATGTACAAGATGCAGAAGCTGAGACTGAAAACCTCATGGAGAACATGCTGGATGATCTGGATGGATCTGGAGAGCAGCTTCTGG CAGAAGAAAAGGTTCCAGAAGTTATGGATGAAGACGTTGAGATGGAAACAGCTGAAGACGTGAAGAAGTTCCTCCGTAATGAGAATGAAGCCAACATGCAAGTAATAGATGAAGCAGTTGAAGCTGAAACGGCTGAGAACGTGAAGAAGTTTCTCCTTAATAAAACTGAAAACGTCATGGAGAACATGCTGGATGATCTGGATGGATCTGGAGAGCAGCTTCTGG CAGAAGAAAAGGTTCCAGAAGTTATGGATGAAGACGTTGAGATGGAAACAGCTGAAGACGTGAAGAAGTTCCTCCGTAATGAGAATGAAGCCAACATGCAAGTAATGGATGAAGCAGTTGAGGCTGAAACGGCTGAGAACGTGAAGAAGTTTCTCCTTAATAAAACTGAAAACGTCATGGAGAACATGCTGGATGATCTGGATAGATCTGGAGAGCAGCTTCTGG CAGGAGAGAAGGTTCCAGAAGTTATGGATAAAGACGTTGAGATGGAAACGGCTGAAGACGTGAAGAAGTTCCTCCTTAATGAGAATGAAGCCAACATGCAAGTAATGGATGAAGCAGTTGAGGCTGAAACGGCTGAGAACGTGAAGAAGTTTCTCCttaataaaactgaaaacatCATGGAGAACATGCTGGATGATCTGGATGGATCTGGAGAGCAGCTTCTGG CAGGAGAGAAGGTTCCTGAAGTTATGGATGAAGCAGTTGAGACTGCTGAGGACGTGAAGAAGTTTCTCCTCAATAAGAGTGAAGCCAGCATGGATGAAGGGCTTG AAATGGTGGTGGAGGTGAAGAATGTGGTGGAAGATGAAAACGACATTAGAGCTGAGGTCGAACAGATACTGAACCTCGTCCTGGATGAGATCGAGCTGAAAGTAACAAAGCAGCAGAATGAAGTGGACGAGATGGAGAAGATAAATCAGCAGATTCTGA TGATTAAAAATGAAGAGAAGGACATTAAGAAAGATGAGCTCCTGAATGATGGAGGGGAGGGAACCCTAACAATGAAAAGGAGGAGAGGAACACGGGGGCACGGCCGGAAAATCAATtacaagaagaaagaaaaagaggaaTCTGAAAAAGACCAACATCAGG AAAAAGAACCCACAATGAAGTTAGTGGATAAAGATGGGGGTGGAAAACCCAAAAACTGGAGGAGGAGAGGAACAAGAGGAAAAGGACAAAAAATTAATTACAAGAAGAAGGAAGAAG TGGAACAGATTGTGGAGAATAAAGAGCCTCATGGAGGAGCTGCAGCTGATGGTAAGGCAGAAGAACAGAGAAGATCTGCTGAAGGTCATGAAAGAGCAGGAGGACGAAGAGAAGCCGCCTATTCAGAGGTGGTGAGAAATGCCTATGGAGGAAGAAGCTGGTATGGACAAGAATACAGAATGAAAACAACCTACTGGTACCAATATGGCCAGCACCCCCCAGAACCTGTGTGGAGAAATTATAGGATGGATGAGAGGAACACCTGGAGATATGGAGGCCATCATTGGGAGAGGAGAAACATGTGGACACCACCAGCAgcgaattattattataacccaaattattattataatccaaatgattattattactga
- the LOC134333501 gene encoding transcription factor TFIIIB component B'' homolog isoform X3 — protein sequence MIWKAAICCTQLWLVLTTVTGHLTEEQKEQIVDLHNMYRSKVEPSAANMIRMLRPKTRERPDGDPEEDGPETQKKSKRGKKWLGKNWRRIFKKKKKVEGDGEAGQSSVTPRPSNMDHGDGAEVLLVEKTEPDPADGEDLMSCRLDGAEKIISQQQTPDQILDETDAADEERATEDLSNIMLDEDRAAEDVGNFPLDENEAGAERLLGNETLEVMDLNTGTEDEDIRELMNFLQDKTEEQIELLKMKDTEAEVEAITELKENLTDDVETPSNKLLGDPITEEMDAEGGFALVKDLVNVLLEKTEEKIELLNVQDAEAETENLMENMLDDLDGSGEQLLAEEKVPEVMDEDVEMETAEDVKKFLRNENEANMQVIDEAVEAETAENVKKFLLNKTENVMENMLDDLDGSGEQLLAEEKVPEVMDEDVEMETAEDVKKFLRNENEANMQVMDEAVEAETAENVKKFLLNKTENVMENMLDDLDRSGEQLLAGEKVPEVMDKDVEMETAEDVKKFLLNENEANMQVMDEAVEAETAENVKKFLLNKTENIMENMLDDLDGSGEQLLAGEKVPEVMDEAVETAEDVKKFLLNKSEASMDEGLAEMVVEVKNVVEDENDIRAEVEQILNLVLDEIELKVTKQQNEVDEMEKINQQILMIKNEEKDIKKDELLNDGGEGTLTMKRRRGTRGHGRKINYKKKEKEESEKDQHQEKEPTMKLVDKDGGGKPKNWRRRGTRGKGQKINYKKKEEVEQIVENKEPHGGAAADGKAEEQRRSAEGHERAGGRREAAYSEVVRNAYGGRSWYGQEYRMKTTYWYQYGQHPPEPVWRNYRMDERNTWRYGGHHWERRNMWTPPAANYYYNPNYYYNPNDYYY from the exons CTCCGTCCGAAGACTCGGGAACGGCCAGATGGCGACCCTGAAGAGGACGGACCTGAGACCCAGAAAAAAAGCAAACGTGGAAAGAAATGGTTGGGTAAAAACTGGAGGAGGATTtttaagaaaaagaagaaggtgGAGGGTGATGGAGAGGCAGGACAGAGCAGTGTAACACCGAGGCCATCGAACATGGACCATGGAGATGGTGCTGAAGTGCTTCTGGTGGAGAAAACTGAACCTGATCCTGCAGATGGAGAGGATTTGATGAGCTGCAGGCTGGATGGAGCTGAGAAGATCATCAGCCAGCAGCAGA CTCCAGATCAAATCCTGGATGAAACTGATGCAGCAGATGAAGAAAGAGCTACTGAAGATCTCAGCAACATCATGCTGGATGAGGATAGAGCTGCTGAAGATGTCGGGAACTTCCCACTGGATGAGAATGAGGCTGGTGCCGAGCGTCTTTTAG GAAATGAGACCTTGGAAGTGATGGACCTAAACACAGGGACTGAGGATGAGGATATTAGAGAGCTTATGAACTTCCTCCAAGATAAAACTGAGGAACAGATTGAGCTCCTAAAGATGAAGGATACAGAAGCTGAGGTTGAGGCCATCACAGAGCTTAAGGAAAACCTGACGGATGATGTGGAGACACCGAGCAACAAGCTTCTGG GAGATCCGATCACAGAGGAGAtggatgcagaaggtggatttgcaCTTGTTAAAGATTTGGTGAACGTTCTCCTGGAAAAGACAGAGGAAAAGATTGAGCTTCTGAATGTACAAGATGCAGAAGCTGAGACTGAAAACCTCATGGAGAACATGCTGGATGATCTGGATGGATCTGGAGAGCAGCTTCTGG CAGAAGAAAAGGTTCCAGAAGTTATGGATGAAGACGTTGAGATGGAAACAGCTGAAGACGTGAAGAAGTTCCTCCGTAATGAGAATGAAGCCAACATGCAAGTAATAGATGAAGCAGTTGAAGCTGAAACGGCTGAGAACGTGAAGAAGTTTCTCCTTAATAAAACTGAAAACGTCATGGAGAACATGCTGGATGATCTGGATGGATCTGGAGAGCAGCTTCTGG CAGAAGAAAAGGTTCCAGAAGTTATGGATGAAGACGTTGAGATGGAAACAGCTGAAGACGTGAAGAAGTTCCTCCGTAATGAGAATGAAGCCAACATGCAAGTAATGGATGAAGCAGTTGAGGCTGAAACGGCTGAGAACGTGAAGAAGTTTCTCCTTAATAAAACTGAAAACGTCATGGAGAACATGCTGGATGATCTGGATAGATCTGGAGAGCAGCTTCTGG CAGGAGAGAAGGTTCCAGAAGTTATGGATAAAGACGTTGAGATGGAAACGGCTGAAGACGTGAAGAAGTTCCTCCTTAATGAGAATGAAGCCAACATGCAAGTAATGGATGAAGCAGTTGAGGCTGAAACGGCTGAGAACGTGAAGAAGTTTCTCCttaataaaactgaaaacatCATGGAGAACATGCTGGATGATCTGGATGGATCTGGAGAGCAGCTTCTGG CAGGAGAGAAGGTTCCTGAAGTTATGGATGAAGCAGTTGAGACTGCTGAGGACGTGAAGAAGTTTCTCCTCAATAAGAGTGAAGCCAGCATGGATGAAGGGCTTG CAGAAATGGTGGTGGAGGTGAAGAATGTGGTGGAAGATGAAAACGACATTAGAGCTGAGGTCGAACAGATACTGAACCTCGTCCTGGATGAGATCGAGCTGAAAGTAACAAAGCAGCAGAATGAAGTGGACGAGATGGAGAAGATAAATCAGCAGATTCTGA TGATTAAAAATGAAGAGAAGGACATTAAGAAAGATGAGCTCCTGAATGATGGAGGGGAGGGAACCCTAACAATGAAAAGGAGGAGAGGAACACGGGGGCACGGCCGGAAAATCAATtacaagaagaaagaaaaagaggaaTCTGAAAAAGACCAACATCAGG AAAAAGAACCCACAATGAAGTTAGTGGATAAAGATGGGGGTGGAAAACCCAAAAACTGGAGGAGGAGAGGAACAAGAGGAAAAGGACAAAAAATTAATTACAAGAAGAAGGAAGAAG TGGAACAGATTGTGGAGAATAAAGAGCCTCATGGAGGAGCTGCAGCTGATGGTAAGGCAGAAGAACAGAGAAGATCTGCTGAAGGTCATGAAAGAGCAGGAGGACGAAGAGAAGCCGCCTATTCAGAGGTGGTGAGAAATGCCTATGGAGGAAGAAGCTGGTATGGACAAGAATACAGAATGAAAACAACCTACTGGTACCAATATGGCCAGCACCCCCCAGAACCTGTGTGGAGAAATTATAGGATGGATGAGAGGAACACCTGGAGATATGGAGGCCATCATTGGGAGAGGAGAAACATGTGGACACCACCAGCAgcgaattattattataacccaaattattattataatccaaatgattattattactga